The DNA segment GTGACGCCTTAAAAACCCGCCCCGCAACCCCCGCCCCGCCGCGCTGGATCGTGGGGGGGGGCGTGGCGCGGGGGCGCCGCGCCCCGCCGGGCCGGGGGGGGCGGCGGGCGCCGACCGCATGGCCGCCGAATGGGCGGATCAGCACAGCGTGCCCGTCGACGAGTACCCGGCGAGCTGGGATCGCCACGGCGCCAAGGCCGGACGAATCCGCAACCGCGAGATGCTCGACAACGCGAAGCCGGACCTCGTTCTCGCCTTTCCCTGGGGACAGTCGAGCGGAACCGCGCACATGATGCTGATCGCCGAGCGTGCGGGCGTCCCCATCGAGGCGCCGCAGAGCACATCCGCGACCATGTCCCGCGACGGCACCCTGACCGACCTCGCCAGGCTCAGCCGCACGCCCACTCCCGCCGAGCGGGAGCAGGCCGCTGAAGCGGAGCAAGAGGCGGTGGCCGTCGCCGCGGCCGCGCGGCGGGAGTTCCGGGGCGGCGCCCCGCAACGCTCCGCGCCGCGGCGCGGGAACGGGCCGCCCATCAACCGGGGCCACACGAGTCCGACCCGGAGTGGCGACCAGCCGGCCGCAGACGCGCTCCCGTCGAGCCCGCAGCCGTAGGCTTGCCGCGATGGCAGACCTGATCGTCAGCGGCACCGTCCTCGCGTTGGCCGCAATCGCGGCTCTCGCGGGCCTGATGGCGGCCGCTGCCGCCGCCGCGTACGCCGCCGGTTGGGGATGGCACCGCGGACGCCAGCGCGCGCTCGCCACCGCCGCGCACGAGCGTCGCGGATGGGAGGTCGCGCGCCCCGCGCCGATCACTTCGGGCGGCGGGCCGGCCCCGGCCGCGCACGCCGCCGCGGCAGCCCTGCGCGCAAGGCGGGACCCGCGCGAACCGGTTTGAACCAGCGTCGCAGCTCAAGAGCTTGCCGAGCGCTCCGTACCCACGGCGGTCCCGCGGACGAGGGGCCGCAGACCGTTCCCAGCGGCGGCGGCGCTTCGGGACCCGCGGCGACGGTGCCACGGACAGCAGCCCAACAGGCAATGAGCCGGCACGGGACCCGCGTCCTCGAAGCCGGAACAGAGCCTTCGAAGTTACCGACAGGAGCGGAAATGAGCAGACCAACACGCGAGCTGGCCACGCGAGGAACCGAGCGCGACGCGCAAGCTCGCCGTTTCGAGGTGCGGATCGTCACCATCGGGAAGACGCCGAGACGAACCCTGACGTACCACGCCACGGTCGCCGCCGAGAACGAATCGGCGGCCGCCGCGGCGGCCATCCTCGACATGGTGGAACTCGAGCGCGCAGCCGGCAGGCCCGTGACGCCAGGCGAGGCGTTCCGGGCCGACGTCGACGACGGCGCGAAGACCTGGCACATGGTTGCGCAGTTCGCGCCGCCAGGCCACCGACCCGCCCGCCAGCGAGGTCGCGGGAGCACCTACGGCGACCGCGCCTGGGAGGAAGCGCGGGACACGAACCGGGAGCAGGCCGTCGAACGCGACGCGCGCTTCGCGGCCACGGAACGAAATGCCCCAACGGCCGTGCGCACCTACCTCGTGCACATCGTCGAGCAGCACCAGCCCAACGGATCGACCCAGCAGATCGACTGGAAGCAGCACCTCGAAGCCGAGGGACCCGAGACGGCAGCCTGGAACGCCATCGAGCGCTTCCGGCTCGAAATGCCGGGACTCATCGGCAAGTCGAGCCCGACGACCTTGTATCACGTCAACGTCGTCCGCGAGCCCGTCGACGGCCAGGATTGCGATGCCTGGGAAATGCGCGTCGAGTGGGACGCGAAGCGCCGGGCCATCAGCCAGGACCGCAGTCCGCACCCGACGATCCACTAGCGGCCCGTACGGCCGCCTATGGCGCGATGACCGCGGAGCCCGGACGAGCCCCGAGCCTGACCCTCCGACCGACCAACACACGGCACTCGCCGTTTTGACCGCGGTACGACTCCCCGCTTCTCTCGCATCGCGACACGGGTGCGCCCCAGCTCGGCAGCCGGCGTGCCGGTCACGAGCCGAAACAGACTACGACCCGTCAACACGAGGCCCTTGCGCCCGCTCGAACTCCACGCACACCGGCGCGGGCCGGCCTCGGGGCGCCGAGTCGCAGTACCACAGTCGTCCGGTCCAACGATCGAGCACGTACGCTCCGGCGCGCACCCCGCCGGATCCGCCCGGCGCGGCGACCTCGAACCGGGGCCCAAGCACCGCAAGAAGAACCAGCAGGGCGGCACCCGCCAGTCCCACCCCCCACAACATCGAGTGAACATGCCGCCCCTGCGGCAAGAATCTCGTCGGCACTGGGGCGGCTTCGACGGCTTCGGGTGTGGCGACAGGGCCCGCAGCCGAACCACTGGACCCCGGATGACCTGCACCCGCCGCACCGCCGCCTCCTCCGTCCAGGCCGAGGACGGAGCCGATCGACGCGGCGAAACCGGGACCACGCCCCCGGACGTCGGCGTCACCATCCCGACCGCGCCCGCCCCGCGCCGCCGGTCCATCGGTATAGCCGTCCGGAATCACCGGTGGTCGGCCATCGGTGCGCTCGAGACCCACTCTCGCTACCGCCGGGTCGCCGTCATCGTCGAGCCCGAGGTGCACCAGGTCGGGCCGGCCCCCGGTCCCGGAAGCGACCACGGTAACGACGCGACGAAGCCCGCGGTCCAGTACTTCTGCCACGGCCTCACTGCGGGTGAGGCCGCGCTCTTCGGCCAACCGCTCGACGCGATCTCGCAATCCAGCCGGAATCCGGGCGCGCACGC comes from the Acidobacteriota bacterium genome and includes:
- a CDS encoding DUF2493 domain-containing protein — its product is MDRGGGRGAGAPRPAGPGGAAGADRMAAEWADQHSVPVDEYPASWDRHGAKAGRIRNREMLDNAKPDLVLAFPWGQSSGTAHMMLIAERAGVPIEAPQSTSATMSRDGTLTDLARLSRTPTPAEREQAAEAEQEAVAVAAAARREFRGGAPQRSAPRRGNGPPINRGHTSPTRSGDQPAADALPSSPQP